In one window of Caballeronia sp. TF1N1 DNA:
- a CDS encoding thioesterase family protein has product MSKPQPTRRADYPHFLTISTRWSDNDVYGHINNVVYYSYFDTVVNEYLLRSGVLDFAGGETIGLVVETRCNFFESVSFPDLIDAGLRVEKLGTTSVRYEVGIFTQGAKSAAAQGHFVHVYVNRMTRRPVPLPERLVDALKPLVNA; this is encoded by the coding sequence ATGAGCAAACCGCAACCCACGCGCCGCGCGGACTATCCGCACTTCCTCACCATCAGCACGCGCTGGTCCGACAACGATGTCTATGGTCATATCAACAACGTCGTCTACTACAGCTACTTCGATACCGTCGTGAACGAGTATCTGCTGCGCTCGGGCGTGCTCGACTTCGCGGGCGGCGAGACGATCGGGCTCGTCGTGGAAACGCGCTGCAATTTCTTCGAGTCGGTTTCGTTTCCCGATCTGATCGATGCGGGCTTGCGCGTGGAAAAGCTCGGCACGACGAGCGTGCGCTACGAGGTCGGCATCTTCACGCAAGGCGCAAAGAGCGCGGCGGCGCAGGGCCATTTCGTGCATGTCTATGTAAACCGCATGACGCGCCGGCCGGTGCCTTTGCCCGAGCGTCTCGTCGATGCCTTGAAGCCGCTCGTCAACGCTTGA
- a CDS encoding low specificity L-threonine aldolase gives MQHFASDNYAGICPEALDALVKANTSGHEPAYGDDSWTARVCDRIRDLFQTDCEVFFVFNGTAANSLALASLCQSYHSVICHELAHIETDECGGPEFFSGGSKLLTAKGENGKLTPDAIEELVTRRADIHYPKPKVVSLTQSTEVGTVYTVEEVRAIAAIAKRRHLTVHMDGARFANAVATLGVHPSEITWRAGVDVLCFGGTKNGLPVGEAVVFFDKALAVDFAYRLKQAGQLASKMRFISAPWLGLLDNDVWLRNARHANSMAQLMAERLANIPGVQVLFKPESNAVFAELPPHVATALRAKGWKFYQFIGSGGCRLMCAWDTREDTVERFADEVRALAAINR, from the coding sequence ATCCAGCACTTCGCCTCCGACAACTACGCGGGTATCTGCCCCGAAGCGCTCGATGCGCTCGTCAAGGCCAACACTAGCGGCCACGAACCGGCTTACGGCGACGATTCCTGGACCGCGCGCGTGTGCGACCGCATCCGCGATCTGTTCCAGACCGACTGCGAAGTCTTCTTCGTCTTCAATGGCACGGCGGCCAATTCGCTTGCGCTGGCGTCGCTGTGCCAGTCGTATCACTCGGTCATTTGCCACGAACTCGCGCATATCGAAACCGACGAGTGCGGCGGCCCCGAATTCTTCTCCGGCGGCTCCAAGCTTCTGACCGCCAAGGGCGAGAACGGCAAGCTCACGCCCGATGCGATCGAGGAACTCGTCACCCGACGCGCCGATATCCACTATCCGAAGCCGAAAGTCGTCTCGCTCACGCAATCGACGGAAGTGGGCACGGTCTATACCGTCGAGGAAGTGCGCGCGATTGCGGCCATCGCCAAGCGGCGGCATCTGACCGTGCATATGGATGGCGCGCGTTTCGCCAACGCGGTCGCCACGCTCGGCGTGCATCCGTCGGAGATTACGTGGCGCGCGGGCGTCGACGTGCTGTGCTTCGGCGGCACCAAGAACGGCTTGCCGGTCGGCGAAGCGGTCGTGTTTTTCGACAAGGCGCTTGCCGTGGACTTTGCTTATCGGCTGAAGCAGGCGGGGCAGCTTGCATCGAAAATGCGCTTCATCTCCGCGCCGTGGCTCGGCTTGCTCGATAACGATGTCTGGCTGCGCAACGCGCGTCACGCCAACTCAATGGCGCAATTGATGGCCGAGCGTCTCGCGAATATTCCCGGCGTACAGGTGCTCTTCAAGCCGGAATCGAACGCGGTGTTCGCGGAATTGCCGCCGCACGTCGCCACCGCCTTGCGCGCGAAAGGCTGGAAGTTCTATCAGTTCATCGGGTCGGGCGGCTGCCGCCTGATGTGCGCATGGGACACGCGCGAGGACACCGTCGAGCGCTTCGCCGACGAAGTCCGCGCACTCGCAGCGATCAACCGCTGA
- a CDS encoding branched-chain amino acid ABC transporter permease, translating to MLCAGLTLIFSMLGVLNFAHASFYMLGAYVGQALASYGGFWLALAVAPLIVGCAGALFERYLLKRVHARGALAELLLTFGAAIVIGEGVKLVWGLGPLPATIPSVLEGPLFTWYGAAFPRYRVFMMLLAILMLGALHVVLRVSKTGLVVRAALTHSATIETLGHDVPRVFTTVFAAGTALAALGGVIGAPLAVLEPSMADAVGPIVFVVVVIGGLGSLSGALVASLLIGCVQTFAVGTTASAGSIAAWFGVRLPDAWAALTVAQLAPVLPYLLLVAMLAARPRGLFGEETRDA from the coding sequence ATGCTCTGTGCGGGCCTCACGCTCATCTTCTCGATGCTCGGCGTGCTCAACTTCGCGCACGCGAGCTTCTATATGCTCGGCGCGTATGTCGGTCAGGCGCTGGCTTCGTACGGCGGATTCTGGCTGGCACTCGCCGTGGCGCCTTTGATCGTCGGCTGCGCGGGCGCGTTGTTCGAGCGCTATCTGCTCAAGCGCGTGCATGCGCGCGGCGCGCTCGCCGAGTTGCTGCTCACGTTCGGCGCGGCCATCGTGATAGGCGAGGGCGTGAAGCTCGTATGGGGGCTCGGACCGTTGCCCGCGACGATTCCCTCCGTGCTCGAAGGGCCGCTCTTCACCTGGTACGGCGCCGCGTTTCCACGCTACCGCGTGTTCATGATGCTGCTTGCCATCCTCATGCTCGGCGCGTTGCATGTCGTGTTGCGCGTATCGAAGACGGGGCTCGTGGTGCGCGCGGCGCTCACGCATTCCGCGACCATCGAAACGCTCGGCCACGATGTCCCGCGCGTCTTCACGACGGTGTTCGCCGCCGGCACGGCGCTGGCGGCGCTCGGGGGCGTGATCGGCGCGCCGCTTGCCGTGCTCGAACCGTCGATGGCCGACGCCGTCGGTCCCATCGTGTTCGTCGTCGTGGTCATCGGCGGGCTGGGCTCGCTTTCGGGGGCGCTCGTCGCGTCGCTCTTGATCGGCTGCGTGCAGACATTCGCCGTGGGCACGACGGCATCGGCAGGGAGCATTGCTGCCTGGTTTGGCGTGCGTTTGCCGGACGCTTGGGCCGCGCTCACCGTCGCGCAACTCGCGCCCGTGCTGCCGTACCTGTTGCTCGTCGCGATGCTGGCGGCGCGTCCACGCGGACTCTTCGGTGAAGAGACGCGCGATGCTTAA
- a CDS encoding branched-chain amino acid ABC transporter permease yields MLKSLAPWLALVAALALPPLCFDRSWLLAYLAQTATLIVFALSYNLLLGQTGLLSFGHAVYAGFGAFAAAHVFNRFGVPLPLLPLIGGCFAVLAAIVFGAISTQRGGTAFAMITLGIGELVAASVWLVPGWFGGEGGVAIDRASGAALFGWTFGPLRQAYALIACWCVVSACAMFAFSRTPLCRLANAVRDNPVRAAAIGASPRRVRFTMLVVSAFFAGIAGVLSLVNVELASAESVGLARSTSVLVATVIGGTGSFFGPISGAVLLTFFSVAVASVSAAWPMYLGLCFVWVIVAVPDGVAGFFTRMRTRPLRSTMYAMSSTLAFGAAVVVAVETLYARQADASALPHGVWWIALPCLALGVGLAWIDRRARGVL; encoded by the coding sequence ATGCTTAAGTCCCTCGCGCCGTGGCTCGCACTCGTCGCGGCGCTTGCGCTACCGCCGCTTTGCTTCGATCGATCCTGGCTGCTTGCGTATCTCGCGCAGACGGCGACGCTCATCGTCTTCGCGCTCTCGTACAACTTGCTGCTCGGGCAGACGGGCTTGCTTTCCTTCGGTCACGCGGTTTATGCGGGGTTCGGCGCTTTCGCCGCCGCGCATGTGTTCAATCGCTTTGGCGTGCCGTTGCCATTGCTGCCATTGATCGGCGGATGTTTTGCGGTGCTCGCGGCCATCGTCTTCGGCGCGATCTCGACGCAACGCGGCGGCACGGCTTTCGCGATGATCACGCTAGGCATCGGCGAATTGGTTGCGGCAAGCGTCTGGCTCGTGCCGGGCTGGTTCGGCGGCGAGGGTGGCGTGGCGATCGATCGCGCGAGCGGCGCTGCGCTCTTCGGATGGACATTCGGCCCGTTGCGGCAGGCGTATGCGTTGATCGCGTGCTGGTGTGTCGTGTCGGCTTGCGCGATGTTCGCGTTCTCTCGCACGCCGCTTTGTCGCCTCGCCAACGCCGTGCGCGACAATCCCGTGCGCGCGGCGGCGATAGGCGCGTCGCCACGGCGCGTGCGCTTCACGATGCTCGTCGTATCCGCGTTCTTCGCGGGCATTGCAGGCGTGTTGTCGCTCGTGAATGTCGAACTGGCATCGGCGGAAAGCGTCGGGCTTGCGAGATCGACGAGCGTGCTGGTCGCGACGGTCATCGGCGGGACCGGAAGCTTCTTTGGGCCGATTTCCGGGGCGGTGCTGCTCACGTTTTTCAGCGTGGCGGTGGCGAGCGTGTCCGCTGCCTGGCCGATGTATCTCGGACTGTGCTTCGTGTGGGTGATCGTCGCGGTGCCCGATGGCGTCGCTGGCTTCTTCACGCGCATGCGCACGCGCCCGCTTCGTTCAACCATGTATGCCATGTCGAGCACGCTGGCGTTCGGTGCGGCCGTGGTCGTCGCGGTGGAGACGCTCTATGCGCGACAAGCGGATGCAAGCGCGTTGCCGCACGGCGTTTGGTGGATCGCGTTGCCTTGCTTGGCGCTCGGCGTTGGGCTCGCGTGGATCGATCGACGGGCGCGGGGCGTGCTATGA